Proteins encoded in a region of the Diospyros lotus cultivar Yz01 chromosome 9, ASM1463336v1, whole genome shotgun sequence genome:
- the LOC127809168 gene encoding pentatricopeptide repeat-containing protein At3g06430, chloroplastic, protein MSSISLSFSSSLLRSPLHQRRHKRSAPFPTIQLHRCPPSNPNFVFRCASAASSSSSPTASTVQKKRHWKVGEYPGVSESSSPRNPSERSKSTPIKNIKKKLDRRNNAKAWANTVTEALSDRIQKKQWLQALEVFEMLKEQPFYQPKEGTYMKLLVLLGKCGQPQRAHQLFDTMLEEGLEPTSELYTALLAAYCRSNLIDKAFLILDKMKTLPLCQPDVYTYSILIKACVDASRFDLVESMYDEMGERLITPNTVTQNIVLSGYGKAGKLDQMEKVLSGMLESTTSKPDVWTMNSILSLFGHKGQIEMMEKWYEKFRNFGIEPETRTFNILIGAYGKKHMYDKMSSVMEYMRKLSFPWTTSTYNNVIEAFADAGDAKHMEYTFNQMRAEGMKADTKTFCCLIKGYANAALFHKVIGTVQLAGKLEIPENTSFYNAVIFACARAQDLMEMERVFERMKAKQCRPDSTTFSIMVEAYRKEGMTNKIYELEQEKQLIDVSDPNNEGLEMETYS, encoded by the exons ATGTCGTCCatttctctctcgttctcttcctctctcctcCGCTCTCCTCTCCACCAACGCCGACACAAGCGCAGCGCCCCCTTTCCCACCATCCAATTGCACAGATGCCCACCCTCTAATCCCAACTTCGTCTTTCGCTGTGCATCAGCcgcctcttcttcttcgtctccGACTGCGAGTACTGTACAAAAGAAGAGGCATTGGAAGGTGGGCGAATACCCTGGAGTGTCCGAGTCCTCAAGCCCCAGAAATCCAAGCGAAAGGTCTAAGAGTACCCCTATCAAGAACATCAAGAAGAAGCTGGATCGCAGGAACAATGCTAAGGCCTGGGCTAACACCGTCACTGAAGCCCTTTCCGACCGTATCCAGAAGAAACAATGGCTCCAAGCCCTTGAG GTATTTGAGATGCTCAAGGAACAGCCATTTTATCAACCAAAAGAAGGCACTTATATGAAGCTCCTTGTTCTGCTTGGGAAATGTGGCCAACCGCAACGTGCCCACCAACTGTTTGACACAATGCTTGAAGAAGGGTTAGAACCCACTTCGGAGCTTTACACTGCCTTGCTTGCTGCTTATTGTAGAAGCAATCTCATTGATAAGGCTTTCTTAATTCTTGATAAAATGAAGACACTGCCTCTTTGCCAGCCTGATGTTTATACTTACAGTATCCTGATTAAGGCTTGTGTTGATGCTTCTCGATTTGACCTGGTTGAGTCAATGTATGATGAAATGGGTGAACGATTAATAACTCCAAACACCGTCACCCAGAACATAGTCTTGAGCGGCTATGGGAAGGCTGGAAAATTAGACCAGATGGAGAAGGTGCTTTCAGGGATGCTTGAGAGCACCACATCTAAGCCAGATGTTTGGACAATGAACTCTATTCTCAGCTTGTTTGGTCACAAGGGtcaaattgagatgatggaaaAATGGTACGAGAAATTTCGAAATTTTGGTATCGAACCTGAAACCCGTACTTTCAATATTCTAATTGGTGCATATGGGAAGAAACACATGTATGACAAAATGTCATCGGTGATGGAGTACATGCGCAAATTGTCATTTCCTTGGACAACATCAACTTACAACAATGTGATTGAAGCATTTGCAGATGCTGGTGATGCCAAACATATGGAATACACATTCAACCAGATGCGTGCAGAGGGTATGAAGGCGGACACCAAGACTTTCTGCTGTCTTATTAAAGGATATGCAAATGCAGCCCTTTTTCATAAGGTTATTGGCACTGTCCAGTTGGCTGGGAAGTTGGAGATACCTGAAAATACCTCATTCTATAATGCTGTTATTTTTGCTTGTGCAAGGGCACAGGATTTGATGGAGATGGAAAGGGTATTCGAGCGAATGAAAGCCAAGCAGTGCAGACCAGATTCCACAACTTTCTCTATCATGGTAGAAGCATATAGAAAGGAAGGAATGACCAACaagatttatgagttggagcaAGAAAAACAGCTTATAGATGTTAGTGATCCTAATAATGAGGGCCTTGAAATGGAGACTTACAGTTGA